Genomic DNA from Campylobacter suis:
GATAAATTTTAATAGCGAAATTTTAAAAATCCGCAAAAATGCTTACATATTTATATACAAAATAGGGCAAATTTAAAATCGACTATCAAAATAGCTAAAATTTTAAAAATTTTTATAGTAAAAAGCATATTTAAGCATTGTTTAATATTTATGTGATTTTTATAAGATTAACCTGTTTTATAATTACACTCGAAGTAAATACAAAAACACATTTTACAAAGGAGAAAATTTATGAAAACAACACTTTCTTCAGTTGCGTTAGCTGCTATTTTAGTTGGTGGCTTTGCTACAAATGCGCTTGCTATCGGTGAACCAAGCGGTTCGCATATTGACTATGCTATACCTGGAAAACTTGGCGAAGTAGTCGTAAATCCTTATGATATCGCTCCACTTACAGCGGTTATTAAAAGCGGTGGCTTTACGATAAAAAATGTCAAAGTTACTATCGTTCCTAAAAAAGATGGACAGACTATCAGCTATGCAGTTGCAGATAAGCATATCAGAACTCACGGCGGTATCCCAGTTTTTGGTATGTATCCAGACTATCAAAATACAGTAGAAGTTGAATACACTAAAATTTATAAGGGTCAAGAAGAAAAAATAAAAGAAACTTATAAAATTTATGCTCCAGCTATTTACCTTGAAAGCACAGGCATGCCAAATCAAAAAGGACCGCTTTTTGATAAGATAGAAGTCGTAAAAGCTGCAAGCGGTAAATTTGCAAACAGACTTTATTATGTAAATAACTTCGTAAATAAAACCGGCAAAGGCACAAAGGTCGTGTGGAACAACCCAGCTGGTGGCGCTATAGAGTGGAACTACACTCCAAACAACTTCGTGCTTGACACTAAGGGTGAAGTCAGATGGTATCTTGAGCCAAGCAAAATTTATGACCTAAAAACTCCGATGAATGCTGGCGTTATGATGGGCTTTAAGCAAAATCCAGATGGTGCGATGACTTGGGGTTACGGACAGCACTATGTAAAATAAGACATCATGGGTAGAGAAATTTTTAACCGCGAGTTACCAGCTCAGTATAACGACTTCTCACACTCTATGGATGTGATGGATAATGGACACTACCTACTTCGCGTGGCAAATGCTAACCTAAAACGCGCTGATGGCAGAAATGTCCGCACAGTGCGCGATGTGATAGTTGAAGTGGATCGTGATGGCAATGTTGTTGATGACTGGAGATTATATGAAATCCTTGATCCATACAGAGATACAGTTATAAAAGTGCTTGATCAAGGTGCAGTGTGCCTAAATATCGATGCTAGCAAAGCAGGACATACAGCAAGCGCTGATGAACTAGCAATGATGGATACACAGGAAAAATGGGGCGATATCGTTGGTGTTGGACCTGGTAGAAACTGGGCTCACGTAAATAGCGTAGATCACGATCCAACAGATGATAGTATCATCATCTCAAGCCGCCACCAAAACGCGGTTATCAAAATCGGACGCGATAAAAAAGTAAAATGGATCATCGGCGGACACAAAGGCTGGAAAGATCAGTTTAAAGATAAACTTCTTCAGCCAGTTGATAGCAAGGGCAACAAAATCGTTTGTGAAGATGAATATACAAAATGCCCAGGATATGAGAGTGAAAAGGGTGGCTTTGACTGGCAATACACTCAGCATACAGCATTTAGAATCGACAGCAAGTCAAAACCAGGCGTTGTATATCTAACGATATTTGACAATGGCGACAGCCGTGGCTTTGAACAGCCTGCGATAGCTGGACAAAAATACAGCCGTGCGCTTGTGTTTAAAGTAGATGAGAAGGCAAAAACAGTTGAGCAAGTTTGGGAATACGGCAAAGAGCGTGGTGCAGAATGGTATAGCTCTGTAACTAGCTTAACTCAGTATCAAGATGACCTTGATAGCGTATTTGCTTACTCAGCGGTTGCTGGTATGCAGTTTGATATAGCAACAGGTAAGCCAGTAGGTCTTCCAAGCCCACATATCAATGAGTTTGAGTGGGGGTGCAAAAGAGCCATCGGTTGAGATCAAAATGACAAACGCTATGGGTTATCAAGCATTTCCATTTAGTGTAGAGAAAGCTTTTACTAAGTAAGCTTGTAAGATTCCAAGGTGCTAAGAGACTAGCACCTCTTCATATAAAAATCATACTTTTATCCATTTTTGTGTAAAAATATGTTAAGTATCTTACATGGGGTATATAGTAAATTTTATATACCATTAATTGATTTAGTTTTTATAAATTTATGTAACACCACTTCTGTTTTAAATGCGCAATTTTACATATTTTTAATGAAAATTAAAATATAATATCTAGTAACTAAATTTTAGGAAGCTAGAATGGAAAATATTTTTTTAGAAAGTTACGATATTTTTAAGCTTTACCCAAACAATAGTGGCAAGCTGTACTCAAATTTTATCTCAAATAACAAGCGTTCGTCTATAACTCGTTGCTACTACATTATATCGGTTGAAAATATATTTCTTACATATTCTCACTTGCTAATTTATGAACAGTGTCTTTACATGCTTTATACGCAAAATAAGCTCAAAAATGGGGATTTTACGCTTAATATTAAAAAATCCGATCTAGCTAAAAAATTTAAAACCGACATTACAAAAAGTGCTACCGATACGATAAAGCGGCTTTGCGAAATGCAAGAGGTAACAATAAGCATCATAGTAAAGGATAAGGTAGACAAACAGATGAATATAGTTGAGTTTATCGATACTGGCGTGAGTGAGAAATACGCAGATTTGCCAGAAGAGATAAATATCCGCCTAAATGCTGAGTTTGTAAAACTTTATCGCTGTGCATACTTGGATAAGATAGAGTATTTAAGCGATTTTTCAGCCGAGCAAGGCAGTTTTGTACGCTACTTTATGCAGCACGATCTTGATGGTGGCATAAAAGCGTCCGCAATACTTGATAAAATGGGCGTTTTTGAGTATATCCCATTTAGTCGCAAAAAACGCTTTGAACAAGAAATTTCAAATTTAAATTTTTACTATAAAAATGAAAAATTTCAGGTAAAAGATGGCTTTGTAGTCCAAGAAAGTGGAGCAAAAAGAGTAAGTGAAAATCAAAATGCACAAGTCATGCTTTTTGGCATTATCTATGAGCAAATTTTAAAAAACTACACCAAAAATATCGTGCTAAACGATGAAAATTTGGCAAGGTATTACGAGCGTTTTGATAGATTTGACAAGCCACAAAGCTTTTTTAAAATTTTATCAAACTTAGAACTTATGCTAAACCAGTCGCTACATCAAGAAAATGCGACTATCACATATTTTTCTCACTTTTTTGATAGCGTTGTTTGTAAAAATGACAATGGCTTTGTTGTCTTTTTAGAGCTTAATCAAAAAGGCTTTGAGTATATCATCTCTCGCCGTGCAAATCTTGATCTTTGGGATATTGGCTCGGCTGATTATGGTCTTACTCCATATAACAGCGAACCAGCCCGTTTGATAAATTAGACCTTAAAATACATAAAAATTTCTTTTAAAAATACATTTTTTAAATTTTATCACGATAAATTTTAGTTTTTTGAAAAAAATATTTAAAAATTTATTAAATTTTAATAATCATAAGAGTATATTTATCTTAAATATTTTCTTAATAGGAGGCTAAAATGGAATTTATCATGGTTTTGATGTTTCTCATCGCTGGGCTATTTTTATGGCTAAAACCTGAGAAAAAGTCCGCAGTTGTAAATTTTGGTATCGCGGGTATTGTAATACTCGTGTTTATGATGGCTTGGGTAAATAAATTTACCGTCTTGCCAATGGGAAATTTTTAGGAGGAAGCTATGCAAAATGAGTTAAAAACTTGGGGCGATGATGAAAGGTGGTTTTTTAACCTTTTCGCACTTGCAGCACTAGCACTAGTCGCACTTCCTGTTGGTATTGCGTGCATTATACTTGGCTTTGGTATGGGAGATAGCCCTTGCATAATGTGCTGGCATGAGAGATTTTGTATGGTTGCGATCTCATTTGTAGCACTTCTTATCGTGCGATATGGCTTTAAGGTCAAGTACTTAGCAGCTATACTATTTTTAACTTGCCTTGGGCTTTATGATGGATTTACGCATTATAGTCTTGATGGGCTTTACGGCGGATATTTAGATATCAAACAGGGCTTTGGACTTGAAATTTTAGGTGCTCATACGCAGTTTTGGGTCGTAGTGGTGCATTTTTGTGTATTTTTATTTTTAGGTGTGATACTGCTTCTTGGCAAAAATGTGGGCTCTATCATGGCAAAAAGCGAAAGCGGTGCGTACGGCGAAGTTTTGCCTAGTTTTATGCTTGGTAAAGTTGCGGTTGTGGCTTTTGTTGTGATTATGGCTTTTAACTTAGTTCAAGCCTTTATCACCGCAGGTCCGCCACCATATAACGCCTCTGCTACGCCATCAAGAATGAGCCTAGATCCTAGCAAGTGGTTTTGGGAGCTAGATCACTGGTATGAAACAGAGATAGATTTTCGTGAGAGCTGGAATCCAAAACTTCCAAATTTACCAAAATAGGGGAGCGTGATGAGAAAGTTTATATTATTTTTTGCACTTTTTGCATTTGTTTTTGCAGATGAGTTCGAGCTTGACTTTAAAAAAGGTGCGGTTGAAAATGTAAAAGAGCTAAAACAAACGGGTATGGTTGAGCTAAAACTAAACGATGATACGCCTGTTTCTGGGCTTGATTATGATGAAGAGAGTAAGACATTTTTAGTCGGTACGCTAAATTTAGGACTTTACACGCTTGATGATAGCTTGCAAAGCGTAAAAACCTACCTACGAAGCACAAAAGACTGGATCATACAGATGGAGGACGGCGTATCGGTGGCGTTTTTTAACGGCTCGATCGGTATCATGAGCTATAACAAAACCTATGAGTTTTTTAAACACGCTCCTAATCAAAGCAAAGATGAAGCCAATAAAGCATGGCGATATCTGCTTGAAGGGTATGAAAATTTCACGCTTGATTTTAAGGATCGCTACTACACCGTGCGGGCTAAACAGCAGTTTATCTTATCGTGGGATCACTCGAAATTTTATGGCGAGTTTTTTGTAGCAAGCGTGCCTGATGATATAAAAACAAATTGGAGTATCGCAAGTTTTAGCGATAGCGATAACATGCTCTCAACGGAGTTTGTACCAAGCTTTGATGAGGCTTTGGGCGTGAAACAAGATCGCACGATAGATGATTATTATATAACTGGCATGGACGCAAATGGTGAGTTTATATACCTACTTTCAAAGCAGTATTCAAGTATCTTAAAACTTGATCCGAGCGTTAGAAAAGTGGTAGAAGTATTTGGATTTAGCGGGGCTAGTGATGCCCACGGACTAGCCATAAAAGATGGTAAATTTTACATAGCCACAAGAGAAAATGGCAAAAATGTCGTGGCTGTATTTGAATAAATTTGCTATTTAAAATTAAAGGGCGTTAGCTTTCTATCGCCCTTTTCTCATTATCTCTAAGCTCTAAAAAGCTGCATAGTTTTACGCCGTAAAGATAGATTATCCACGATACATAAATCCATAAAAAGAAAAGCAAAACCACCGAAAATGAGCCATAAACGCTAAGATAGGTCTTGTTATTTACTGCGTAAAACACAAAGACATTTTTGCCAAGATACCATATAAGCGATGAGACAAATGAGCTAAATAGCGCATTTTTAAGTGCTATCTGGCAGCTAACCGAGATAAGATATGTGATACAAAATATCGCCCAGATGATAAGATATGGAAAAATGCTTAAAAAATTTATCCAGCTTGTGTATTGGGTCGAGTTTAGAAGCTCTTGAAGTAAATTTGATAGATAAAAGCTAAGTCCAAGCCCGATGGGAGCTAGCGTTATCATCGTCCAATACACACTAAGCGAGTGAAAAAATCCTCTCTCCTCGCACCGCATGATTTTATTGATAATATACTCATAATCCATAAAAAACATAAGCGAAGTAAAGATGATGGCGCCAAGTCCTAGCATGCCAAGAGTGGAGCTATTTTGCAAAAAAGTCTCGATGTATTGCGTGATCGCGTCTTGATTACTAGGTAAAAGCGATGAAAATATAAACTCTTTTATCTTATCGTAATACACTCCAAAACTAGGCATCTGTGTAAATATAGAAAACGAGACCAAAAGCACAGGGATGATGGAAAGCATAGTGTGAAAGCTAAGGCTTGATGCGTAGTGCAGTAGCTCTTTGTCTTTGATCTTTAAAAGTAGTGATAGGCAAAATTTTAGCTTTTGTGAAATTTGGCTAAGGTTAAAATTTCTCATTTTTCTCCTTTAAAGCCAGCTATTTTACTATTTTTTGTTTAAATTTCTACCCAAAGGCTTTGCACTTTGCCATTATCTCATCTAGCTCACCACTCTTTTGCGCGCTAAACAAAAGCTCATTTACCTCAAGCATAGAAGCTGTAAAATCAGCATTTATAATCTCTTTTATAAAGCTCTCGCTCTCGCTTTGCTCATTTATCATATAAAGATCGCGCCAAATATCAGTGATCCACCAGCCACACTTTGAGATAAAGCTAAATTTA
This window encodes:
- a CDS encoding disulfide bond formation protein B, whose product is MQNELKTWGDDERWFFNLFALAALALVALPVGIACIILGFGMGDSPCIMCWHERFCMVAISFVALLIVRYGFKVKYLAAILFLTCLGLYDGFTHYSLDGLYGGYLDIKQGFGLEILGAHTQFWVVVVHFCVFLFLGVILLLGKNVGSIMAKSESGAYGEVLPSFMLGKVAVVAFVVIMAFNLVQAFITAGPPPYNASATPSRMSLDPSKWFWELDHWYETEIDFRESWNPKLPNLPK
- a CDS encoding YihY family inner membrane protein, which encodes MRNFNLSQISQKLKFCLSLLLKIKDKELLHYASSLSFHTMLSIIPVLLVSFSIFTQMPSFGVYYDKIKEFIFSSLLPSNQDAITQYIETFLQNSSTLGMLGLGAIIFTSLMFFMDYEYIINKIMRCEERGFFHSLSVYWTMITLAPIGLGLSFYLSNLLQELLNSTQYTSWINFLSIFPYLIIWAIFCITYLISVSCQIALKNALFSSFVSSLIWYLGKNVFVFYAVNNKTYLSVYGSFSVVLLFFLWIYVSWIIYLYGVKLCSFLELRDNEKRAIES